A single Papio anubis isolate 15944 unplaced genomic scaffold, Panubis1.0 scaffold939, whole genome shotgun sequence DNA region contains:
- the LOC101025344 gene encoding LOW QUALITY PROTEIN: olfactory receptor 52D1 (The sequence of the model RefSeq protein was modified relative to this genomic sequence to represent the inferred CDS: inserted 1 base in 1 codon; substituted 2 bases at 2 genomic stop codons), with protein sequence MPDSNLSDNHLPDTFFSTGIPGLEAAQFWIAIPFCGMYLVALAGNSALILVIALENALHAPMYLFLCLLSLTDLALSSTTVPKILAILWLHAGEISFGGCLAQMFCVHSIYALESSILLAMAFDRYVAICNPLRYTTILNHTVIGSIGFVGIFHSVAIVSPFIFLLRQLPYCGHRVMTHTHCEHMGIAXLAYANITVNIVYGXTVALLAMGLDSILIAISYGFILHVVFHLPSRDAQHKVLSTCGSHIGVILVFYIPAAFSFLTHRFGHHQVPKHVHIFLANLYVLVPPMLNPIIYGARTKQIRSXLLKLLHRTGRGGSSL encoded by the exons ATGCCAGATTCAAACCTCAGTGATAACCATCTTCCAGACACCTTCTTCTCAACAGGGATCCCAGGGCTGGAGGCTGCCCAATTCTGGATAGCCATCCCTTTCTGTGGTATGTATCTTGTAGCACTGGCTGGAAATTCTGCCCTCATCCTGGTCATTGCCTTGGAAAATGCTCTTCATGCACCTATGtacctcttcctctgccttctctcaCTCACAGACCTGGCTCTCAGTTCTACCACTGTGCCCAAGATTCTGGCCATTTTGTGGCTTCATGCTGGTGAGATTTCCTTTGGTGGATGTCTGGCCCAGATGTTTTGTGTTCATTCTATCTATGCTCTGGAGTCCTCGATTCTACTTGCTATGGCCTTTGATAGATATGTGGCTATCTGTAACCCATTAAGATATACAACCATTCTCAACCATACTGTCATAGGCAGCATTGGCTTTGTTGGGATATTCCATAGTGTGGCTATTGTTTCCCCCTTCATCTTCTTGCTGAGGCAACTCCCTTACTGTGGTCACCGTgtcatgacacacacacactgtgagCATATGGGCATTGCCTGACTGGCCTATGCCAACATCACCGTCAATATTGTCTATG TGACTGTGGCTCTGCTGGCCATGGGACTGGATTCTATCCTCATTGCCATTTCCTATGGCTTTATCCTCCATGTAGTCTTTCATCTTCCATCTCGTGATGCCCAGCACAAAGTTCTAAGTACCTGTGGCTCCCACATTGGAGTCATCCTGGTTTTCTACATCCCTGCCGCCTTCTCCTTCCTCACCCACCGCTTTGGTCACCACCAAGTCCCCAAGCATGTGCACATCTTTCTGGCTAATCTCTATGTGCTGGTGCCTCCTATGCTCAATCCTATTATCTATGGAGCTAGAACCAAGCAGATTCGGAGCTGACTTCTAAAACTGCTTCAccggaccgggcgcggtggctcaagcctgtaa